A genomic stretch from Dissulfurispira thermophila includes:
- a CDS encoding PEP/pyruvate-binding domain-containing protein: MKNLVKHLKSIFSFYNKGTSELMSFRLIFTRFRQVLDSHNRAVEIIADMGDKLGGDYLFDINYIKKAYSELSDAMYNSLEDFDILTKNKYLKLHDVFDNIDALIKRTIYDIPSACNELILLCEDIMWERYSEVGGKSANLAEIKNYLKINVPDGFAITTRAFDEFIKHNGLNEKIESLVEGVVKESALNELQDLVINAEIPPELNDAIDSAIKRFEKGFRKDNNVPLACSVRSSAVEEDGEFSFAGQFETIMNVPLECGSVEDAYKRVIASLFSPNAVLYQQTIGYDIRKAKMAVCCMLMVDAATSGVIYSANPNGDDSTMIINSSWGLGKSIVDGEVDADLYLVSKGANPVILNTRVGEKNYMLTRQNNYKISMVKLPDDMVKRSSLTEQQAIELSRHAMLIEKHFRKPQDIEWAIDKDGRVFILQTRPLRVQETQAVIRMSEAARQSSKSTEIPIPEFAESDTTRFLANTRNDLRQKARSDNILMKDKGIVVQHGIGAGRVFIMKNMDDIDNFPKGAVLVARNDSSNFIRIMPYASAIITDVGVPTSHMASLCREFRVPAIVNTGNATQILRHGQEVTINANDDSAIIYNGIDDELLEHADTSFMKMENVYEFRKKRYLLRYISPLNLIDPLLDNFTPEGCKTIHDILRFIHEKSVMELVETAMVGLKGQGMVKLDLPIPTGIVVVDIGGGLNITEDRVGKYKDRVTFEQVASIPLRAVLKGMMHTGVWHADAVSLGVRDFLSSMMKMSDITSNSMEYVGYNVAVISGEYLNLSLRFGYHFNMIDCYCSENTRNNHIYFRFIGGATDIVKRSRRIQLIAVILKKYNFNINIKGDIIIARLANIRQDEMDNILDQLGRLIAYTRQLDAVLNDDGAVERYARQFMEEKY; encoded by the coding sequence ATGAAAAATCTTGTTAAACATTTAAAATCTATTTTCAGTTTTTATAACAAAGGCACATCAGAATTAATGTCTTTCAGGCTTATTTTTACCCGATTCAGACAGGTGCTTGATTCACATAACAGGGCAGTTGAGATTATTGCAGATATGGGTGACAAGCTTGGAGGAGATTACCTATTTGACATTAACTACATAAAAAAGGCTTATTCTGAATTGTCCGATGCTATGTATAATTCCCTTGAAGACTTTGATATTCTTACTAAAAATAAGTATCTAAAGCTTCACGATGTATTTGATAATATTGATGCCTTGATTAAAAGAACAATATATGATATCCCTTCTGCATGCAACGAGTTGATTTTGTTGTGTGAAGATATTATGTGGGAAAGATATAGCGAGGTGGGGGGTAAAAGTGCAAATCTTGCAGAGATAAAAAATTATCTAAAAATCAATGTGCCAGATGGATTTGCAATAACAACCCGTGCTTTTGATGAATTTATAAAACACAATGGACTCAATGAGAAGATTGAATCTCTTGTTGAAGGAGTTGTTAAGGAATCTGCACTTAATGAATTGCAAGATCTGGTTATCAACGCAGAGATACCTCCTGAACTAAATGATGCTATAGACAGCGCCATCAAGAGATTTGAAAAAGGATTTCGCAAAGACAACAATGTCCCCCTTGCATGTTCAGTAAGGAGCAGTGCTGTGGAAGAGGATGGGGAGTTTTCCTTTGCAGGTCAATTTGAAACTATAATGAATGTACCTTTAGAATGTGGGTCAGTGGAAGATGCGTACAAAAGAGTCATTGCCAGTCTATTTTCACCAAATGCCGTGTTATATCAACAGACCATTGGATATGATATAAGAAAGGCAAAGATGGCAGTGTGCTGCATGCTCATGGTGGATGCAGCAACAAGTGGCGTCATATATTCTGCAAATCCAAATGGAGACGACAGCACAATGATAATAAACTCCTCATGGGGACTCGGAAAATCTATTGTAGATGGTGAGGTTGATGCTGACCTTTATTTAGTCAGTAAAGGTGCGAATCCTGTAATTCTTAATACAAGAGTTGGTGAAAAAAACTATATGTTAACGAGACAGAATAACTATAAAATAAGCATGGTTAAACTCCCTGATGATATGGTCAAGAGGAGTTCTCTAACTGAACAGCAGGCAATTGAACTCTCAAGGCACGCTATGCTAATTGAGAAACATTTCAGAAAACCACAGGATATTGAATGGGCAATTGATAAGGATGGGAGAGTATTCATACTTCAGACAAGGCCATTAAGAGTGCAGGAGACACAAGCTGTCATCAGGATGAGTGAAGCTGCAAGGCAATCTTCGAAATCAACAGAGATTCCTATTCCTGAGTTTGCTGAGAGCGATACGACGAGATTTCTTGCTAACACCAGGAATGACTTGAGACAAAAGGCTCGAAGTGACAATATATTGATGAAAGACAAAGGTATTGTTGTTCAGCATGGCATTGGTGCGGGTAGAGTTTTTATCATGAAAAATATGGATGATATCGATAATTTCCCTAAAGGTGCTGTTCTTGTAGCAAGGAATGACTCATCTAATTTTATAAGAATTATGCCATATGCATCAGCAATTATCACAGATGTAGGAGTGCCCACGAGCCATATGGCATCTCTCTGCAGGGAATTTAGGGTTCCAGCGATTGTCAACACAGGTAATGCAACGCAGATTCTCAGACACGGTCAGGAGGTTACAATTAATGCAAACGATGACAGTGCAATCATTTACAATGGGATTGATGATGAACTATTGGAGCATGCTGACACGAGTTTTATGAAGATGGAGAATGTGTATGAATTCAGGAAAAAGAGATACTTATTGAGATATATTTCACCTCTTAATCTTATTGATCCATTACTGGATAATTTTACACCTGAAGGATGTAAAACTATTCATGATATATTAAGATTTATTCATGAGAAGTCTGTTATGGAACTTGTTGAGACAGCGATGGTTGGATTGAAAGGACAGGGTATGGTAAAACTTGACTTGCCTATACCCACTGGCATTGTGGTAGTTGATATTGGTGGTGGGCTTAATATTACTGAAGACAGAGTTGGAAAATACAAGGATAGAGTAACCTTTGAGCAGGTTGCTTCGATACCGCTCAGAGCAGTTCTTAAAGGGATGATGCACACGGGTGTATGGCATGCCGATGCAGTTTCTTTAGGAGTAAGGGATTTTCTTTCGAGTATGATGAAGATGTCCGATATAACTTCAAACAGTATGGAGTATGTTGGATATAATGTGGCTGTAATATCAGGGGAATATCTGAATCTGAGCTTGAGGTTTGGATACCATTTTAATATGATAGATTGTTATTGTAGCGAAAACACAAGGAATAATCACATATATTTTCGTTTTATAGGCGGTGCAACAGATATTGTGAAACGATCAAGAAGGATACAACTCATTGCAGTAATTTTGAAGAAATATAATTTTAATATAAACATAAAGGGGGATATCATCATTGCAAGGCTTGCCAATATAAGGCAGGATGAGATGGACAATATCCTTGACCAGCTTGGCAGATTGATTGCATATACAAGACAGCTCGATGCAGTGCTTAATGATGATGGCGCTGTTGAACGGTATGCAAGGCAATTCATGGAAGAAAAATACTGA
- the tuf gene encoding elongation factor Tu — protein MAKAKFERVKPHVNVGTIGHVDHGKTTLTAAITKVLAIKGLAQYKAYDQIDNAPEERARGITIATAHVEYETDKRHYAHVDCPGHADYVKNMITGAAQMDGAILVVSAADGPMPQTREHILLARQVGVPYIVVFMNKVDMVDDAELLDLVELEVRELLSKYGFPGNDIPVIKGSALKAMESTSNDFNAPEYKCILELMEAVDSYIPTPERPIDKPFLMPIEDVFTISGRGTVVTGRVERGVIKVGEEVEIVGLRETRKTVATGVEMFRKLLDEGRAGDNIGVLLRGIGKEEVERGMVLAKPGSITPHTKFKAEAYILTKEEGGRHTPFFNGYRPQFYFRTTDVTGVAHLPEGVEMVMPGDNVTLTVELIAPIAMEKELRFAIREGGRTVGAGVVTEVLE, from the coding sequence ATGGCCAAGGCAAAATTTGAGAGGGTAAAGCCGCATGTAAATGTAGGGACCATAGGGCATGTTGATCATGGTAAGACCACACTGACAGCAGCGATAACTAAGGTATTGGCAATAAAAGGACTTGCACAGTATAAGGCATATGACCAGATAGACAACGCACCTGAGGAGAGGGCGAGGGGGATTACTATAGCAACTGCGCATGTTGAGTATGAGACAGACAAGAGGCACTATGCACATGTTGACTGTCCTGGGCATGCTGACTATGTCAAGAACATGATAACAGGGGCAGCCCAGATGGACGGGGCGATACTTGTAGTGAGCGCAGCAGATGGTCCGATGCCACAGACAAGGGAGCACATACTACTTGCGAGGCAGGTAGGGGTGCCGTATATAGTGGTATTTATGAATAAAGTAGACATGGTAGATGACGCTGAATTACTTGATCTTGTAGAGCTTGAAGTGAGGGAACTTTTAAGCAAATATGGGTTTCCTGGCAATGACATACCTGTAATCAAGGGCAGCGCACTAAAGGCGATGGAAAGTACGAGCAATGATTTTAATGCACCTGAGTATAAATGCATACTTGAGCTAATGGAAGCGGTAGACAGCTACATACCGACACCTGAGAGACCGATAGACAAACCATTTCTCATGCCGATAGAGGATGTATTTACAATATCTGGGCGTGGGACAGTAGTGACAGGAAGGGTAGAGAGGGGAGTTATAAAAGTAGGAGAGGAAGTAGAGATAGTAGGATTAAGGGAGACGAGGAAGACAGTAGCGACAGGGGTAGAGATGTTCAGGAAATTACTTGATGAAGGAAGGGCAGGAGACAACATAGGGGTATTATTAAGAGGGATAGGTAAAGAGGAAGTAGAGAGGGGCATGGTATTAGCGAAACCTGGGAGCATCACCCCGCACACGAAGTTCAAGGCAGAGGCATATATACTGACAAAGGAAGAGGGTGGGAGGCACACACCGTTTTTCAATGGATACAGGCCTCAGTTTTACTTCAGGACAACAGATGTAACAGGGGTAGCACATCTTCCAGAGGGGGTAGAGATGGTAATGCCTGGAGACAATGTAACATTAACAGTAGAGCTTATAGCACCTATAGCAATGGAGAAGGAGTTAAGATTTGCAATAAGGGAAGGCGGTAGAACAGTGGGTGCTGGAGTTGTTACTGAGGTGTTGGAGTAA
- a CDS encoding type II secretion protein, producing MMNFDTTTERFLVLLNWGVLTELQLRAAETTAIARGIEIEKVLIREFGVPKRILLQALSDYYNCPFVEYDEKMPIPPELLSGLDSERLSMSQWFPIIRDGDIVVIAASNPEDPMIHDEVKKYIRADKYEFWIALSEDIQWFIQDFLHAKPGYLIGTERTGLAFWRNTMAHWRTRLACYRNDLANARTDLAVLRWGLGFIAISDTLMRTQKFGSKFYLYWLMMATGFVLGVRGLSGYLRIRKSRMSPPQHQTLVEVTSATLNFLEHYHFIENTGVEVPTKKTMLARLGDFLANHCTILYPSPSSRERTHLARERNVLAAQRTVAACYRTIYARARTGLAFIRTGISFSSIGLGLIHYFSFSLLTLFDSLLIVSGMLMIIDGILWYMPVRKEQSEIPRCPVTE from the coding sequence ATGATGAACTTTGATACGACAACAGAAAGATTCCTTGTATTGCTGAATTGGGGAGTTTTAACTGAACTGCAACTTCGTGCAGCAGAGACTACTGCTATTGCAAGAGGCATTGAAATCGAGAAGGTGCTTATAAGAGAATTTGGAGTGCCCAAGCGCATTTTGCTTCAGGCCCTTTCGGATTATTACAACTGCCCCTTTGTGGAATACGACGAGAAAATGCCCATCCCGCCAGAACTGCTCTCGGGTCTTGACAGTGAAAGACTTTCCATGAGTCAATGGTTCCCAATTATCAGAGATGGGGACATCGTTGTTATAGCTGCAAGTAATCCTGAAGACCCTATGATTCACGATGAAGTCAAAAAATATATCAGGGCAGATAAATATGAATTCTGGATAGCACTGTCTGAGGATATTCAATGGTTTATACAGGACTTTTTACATGCAAAGCCCGGATATCTGATAGGAACAGAAAGGACAGGCCTAGCATTCTGGCGCAACACAATGGCTCACTGGAGAACAAGACTTGCCTGTTACAGAAATGACCTTGCAAATGCAAGAACAGACCTTGCGGTCCTAAGGTGGGGGCTTGGATTTATTGCTATATCTGATACACTAATGCGCACGCAAAAATTTGGCTCTAAGTTCTATTTATACTGGCTTATGATGGCTACAGGTTTTGTCCTTGGTGTTCGTGGATTATCAGGCTATCTGAGGATAAGGAAATCGAGGATGTCCCCTCCACAGCATCAGACCCTTGTGGAGGTTACATCTGCGACGCTTAATTTTTTAGAACATTATCATTTTATTGAAAATACAGGAGTGGAAGTGCCCACGAAAAAAACCATGCTTGCCCGTCTCGGCGATTTTCTTGCCAACCACTGCACTATACTTTATCCCTCACCTTCCAGCAGGGAACGCACACATCTTGCCAGAGAAAGGAATGTGCTTGCAGCACAACGGACAGTGGCAGCATGCTACCGCACCATATATGCACGGGCAAGGACAGGCCTTGCATTTATAAGAACAGGTATTTCCTTTTCCAGTATTGGTCTGGGACTTATACACTATTTCAGTTTCAGTCTGTTGACACTGTTTGATTCTTTGCTCATCGTCTCCGGTATGCTGATGATCATTGACGGCATATTGTGGTATATGCCTGTGAGAAAGGAACAGTCGGAAATCCCAAGGTGTCCTGTGACTGAATAG
- the rpmG gene encoding 50S ribosomal protein L33, with product MRDIILFQCTECKNKNYSSMKNKKNTTDKLQLKKYCRSCRKHTIHKETKA from the coding sequence ATGAGGGATATAATACTTTTTCAATGCACTGAGTGTAAAAACAAAAATTATTCAAGCATGAAAAACAAGAAAAATACTACTGATAAGCTTCAACTTAAAAAGTATTGCAGAAGTTGCAGGAAACATACTATACATAAAGAGACAAAGGCATAG
- the nusG gene encoding transcription termination/antitermination protein NusG, with the protein MAKNWYVVHTYSGFEEKVKASIEERIKLKGLEDKITRILIPTEKVIELKGKKKKETDKKFYPGYILVEMELDDETWHLIKNTLRVTGFVGGAKPVPLPQEEVDVILQQLERGSAPIVKGRFEKGENVKITDGPFANFVGCVDEVDVDHGRLRVMVSIFGRQTPVELSFSQAEKA; encoded by the coding sequence ATGGCAAAAAACTGGTACGTTGTGCATACATATTCAGGTTTTGAAGAAAAGGTAAAGGCATCTATAGAAGAAAGGATTAAGCTCAAGGGGCTTGAGGATAAGATCACGAGAATACTTATTCCGACAGAGAAGGTTATAGAACTGAAAGGGAAGAAAAAGAAAGAGACTGACAAAAAATTCTACCCCGGCTATATTCTCGTGGAAATGGAACTCGATGATGAGACATGGCATCTTATTAAAAATACTCTAAGGGTTACAGGTTTTGTGGGAGGTGCTAAACCCGTGCCTCTTCCACAGGAGGAAGTTGATGTAATACTGCAGCAACTCGAAAGAGGATCTGCGCCTATTGTGAAGGGCAGATTCGAAAAGGGTGAAAATGTAAAAATAACAGATGGTCCTTTTGCCAATTTTGTAGGTTGTGTTGATGAGGTTGATGTGGACCATGGTAGATTGCGTGTTATGGTGAGTATCTTTGGAAGACAGACGCCTGTAGAGCTTTCATTTTCACAGGCAGAAAAGGCGTAA
- a CDS encoding DegQ family serine endoprotease, which produces MRKNLATFVMVAVLAVIVGIFIGSQAGCENKSKSELIGFPQSFADLAEKTKPAVVNISTEKTIRIPGSPFRHFFGPDEPFGDFFRRFFDEDIPDRELKQQSLGSGFIIDKDGYIITNNHVVEGADEIKVKLADGREFKAKVIGRDPKTDLALIKITTVFKNLPVLPLGDSDKVRVGDWVLAIGNPFGLEHTVTQGIISATGRVIGSGPYDNFLQTDAPINPGNSGGPLINLKGEVIGINTAIIASGQGIGFAIPSNMAKSVVSQLKEKGKVVRGWIGVSVQTVTPDIAQSFGLKESKGALVGDVVSGSPAEKAGIERGDVIIAFNGKDIKQMSDLPRLVAEVPVGKTVDIRVIRDGKEIDLKITVAELTEEKLMAQMPVSDESLGMRVDDITAKWARQFRIKDKSGVLVIDVLSGSLADMSGIRPGDVIKEINRKPVRNLNDYEVAMKRVTKGGSVLLLIKRGGQTFYASIKIP; this is translated from the coding sequence ATGAGAAAGAATCTTGCAACATTTGTAATGGTTGCCGTGTTAGCAGTTATTGTGGGAATCTTCATTGGCTCACAAGCAGGTTGTGAAAATAAGAGCAAATCAGAGCTTATTGGTTTTCCTCAATCATTTGCTGACCTTGCAGAAAAGACTAAGCCCGCCGTGGTAAACATTAGTACAGAAAAGACTATTAGAATTCCGGGCAGCCCTTTCAGACATTTTTTTGGCCCTGATGAGCCGTTTGGAGATTTCTTTAGAAGGTTTTTTGATGAAGATATACCTGATAGGGAATTGAAGCAGCAGAGTCTTGGCTCAGGGTTTATTATTGATAAGGATGGTTATATCATTACTAATAATCATGTTGTGGAGGGAGCCGATGAGATAAAGGTTAAATTGGCAGATGGTAGGGAATTCAAGGCAAAGGTTATAGGCCGTGATCCAAAGACAGACCTTGCACTTATAAAGATTACAACAGTGTTCAAAAATCTTCCTGTGTTGCCTCTTGGTGATTCGGATAAGGTCAGGGTTGGAGATTGGGTGCTTGCCATTGGCAATCCATTTGGACTTGAGCATACTGTGACACAAGGGATAATCAGCGCAACAGGCAGGGTGATAGGCTCTGGACCTTATGACAATTTTCTCCAGACAGATGCACCTATTAATCCTGGCAACAGCGGAGGCCCTTTGATTAATTTAAAGGGAGAGGTTATAGGTATAAATACAGCTATAATCGCAAGCGGGCAGGGCATTGGTTTTGCTATACCCAGTAACATGGCAAAATCTGTTGTCTCACAGCTTAAGGAAAAGGGTAAGGTGGTCAGGGGTTGGATTGGTGTCTCTGTTCAGACAGTAACTCCTGATATTGCTCAGTCTTTTGGATTGAAAGAGTCAAAGGGTGCGCTTGTTGGAGATGTTGTAAGTGGAAGCCCAGCTGAGAAAGCCGGGATAGAGAGGGGAGATGTAATTATTGCATTTAATGGGAAAGATATTAAACAGATGTCGGACCTTCCGAGACTGGTTGCTGAGGTTCCAGTTGGTAAAACTGTAGATATAAGAGTGATAAGAGATGGTAAAGAAATTGACTTGAAGATTACAGTGGCGGAATTAACAGAAGAAAAATTAATGGCTCAGATGCCTGTATCCGATGAGTCGCTCGGGATGAGGGTTGATGATATAACGGCTAAATGGGCTCGTCAATTCAGGATAAAAGATAAAAGTGGGGTTCTTGTAATAGATGTTTTGTCAGGAAGTCTTGCTGATATGAGCGGTATTCGGCCGGGAGATGTTATTAAAGAGATTAATCGCAAGCCTGTCAGGAATCTAAATGATTATGAGGTTGCAATGAAAAGGGTGACCAAAGGCGGTTCTGTGCTTTTGTTGATAAAAAGAGGTGGACAGACTTTTTATGCATCAATTAAGATACCGTAA
- a CDS encoding sensor histidine kinase, with amino-acid sequence MKIEHKIILSNIFNVALIVLIGLFAFQNLNIMLTKLRFMEIADDLNASFLEMRLSEKNFFLYRDETALSDIREKIDRTMESIGSVKNDVVRAVGEKNFEMLNLHLKNYSRVVEEMRKSVNRNLQLEIKIRTEGKKLKEFSENITRLERTEVNDIIANSKKVLFYSFGAIFLSAVLVSHFISQKILRSLREIESLAISISEGNFRKIENIKSRDEFGSVINAINFMSDELSHREEQIVQSKKLASIGILTAGVAHELTNPLNNISMIAQTYTELYDKLSNEDRIDFMNRVEKEADRIKEIVRNLLDFSKPKEANLNEADINDVIKKTLRLVQNMLDISNIETKLNLKEWLPHVLIDEHQIVQVLVNLITNAVHAMTGGGLLFIRSKEGSNNGFVEITVADTGKGIPPEFLPHIFDPFFSTKGDKGTGLGLSVSYGIIKNHKGNIRVESKVGVGTTFTIELPIAHKGD; translated from the coding sequence ATGAAAATAGAACATAAAATCATACTTTCCAATATATTTAATGTTGCCTTGATTGTGTTGATAGGACTCTTTGCCTTCCAGAATCTGAACATCATGCTCACGAAGCTCAGGTTTATGGAAATAGCGGATGACCTGAATGCATCGTTTTTGGAGATGAGGCTTTCTGAAAAGAATTTTTTTCTTTACAGGGACGAAACTGCTCTTTCAGATATAAGGGAAAAGATAGACAGGACCATGGAATCCATAGGATCTGTGAAAAATGATGTAGTTCGTGCTGTTGGAGAAAAAAATTTTGAGATGCTAAATCTGCATTTAAAAAACTACTCCAGAGTTGTTGAAGAGATGAGAAAGAGTGTAAACAGAAATTTGCAACTCGAAATAAAAATCAGGACAGAGGGCAAGAAATTAAAGGAGTTTTCTGAAAATATTACTCGTCTTGAAAGAACAGAAGTCAACGATATTATCGCAAATTCAAAAAAGGTGCTTTTCTACTCGTTTGGAGCTATATTTCTGTCAGCAGTGCTCGTCAGCCACTTTATCTCTCAGAAGATACTGAGGTCTTTAAGAGAGATAGAGAGCCTTGCTATATCAATATCTGAAGGAAATTTTAGGAAGATCGAGAATATAAAATCCAGAGATGAATTTGGTTCTGTTATTAACGCCATAAATTTCATGTCAGATGAACTCAGCCATCGTGAGGAGCAGATTGTTCAATCGAAAAAACTTGCATCCATAGGCATTCTTACTGCTGGTGTAGCACATGAATTGACAAATCCGCTTAACAACATATCAATGATTGCTCAGACATATACTGAACTCTACGATAAACTAAGTAATGAAGATAGGATCGATTTTATGAACAGGGTGGAGAAAGAGGCTGATAGGATAAAAGAAATTGTCAGAAATCTACTTGATTTCTCCAAACCAAAGGAAGCAAATCTCAATGAGGCTGACATCAACGATGTCATAAAAAAGACACTCAGGCTGGTGCAGAATATGCTTGATATATCAAATATCGAAACAAAATTAAATCTCAAAGAATGGCTCCCTCATGTACTTATCGATGAACATCAGATAGTGCAGGTGCTTGTGAATCTTATTACAAATGCTGTCCATGCAATGACAGGAGGAGGCCTTCTTTTTATTAGATCAAAAGAAGGGAGCAACAATGGCTTTGTAGAAATAACAGTAGCGGACACAGGAAAGGGCATACCACCTGAGTTTCTGCCTCATATATTCGACCCATTTTTCAGTACAAAGGGAGACAAAGGTACAGGGCTTGGTTTATCTGTTAGCTATGGAATAATCAAAAACCATAAAGGCAATATAAGGGTTGAAAGCAAGGTGGGGGTAGGAACGACTTTTACTATAGAATTGCCAATTGCACATAAGGGGGACTGA
- a CDS encoding response regulator has protein sequence MDKEISKEGVQVGEEISSAPKCRIMVIDDEKIVGDMAKMSLEHDGYIVETFLNAEPALSRLKEEKFDVVVTDYKMKGIDGMEVLRAVKKLYPETKVIMITAFANLDTAIEALRGDVHDFFPKPVKIKELKASIQRALSK, from the coding sequence ATGGATAAAGAGATCTCAAAAGAAGGGGTTCAAGTGGGAGAAGAAATCTCTTCCGCGCCCAAATGCAGAATTATGGTTATTGATGACGAAAAGATTGTTGGAGACATGGCAAAGATGTCTCTTGAACATGATGGTTATATTGTAGAGACATTTTTGAATGCAGAGCCAGCACTATCAAGGTTAAAGGAAGAAAAATTCGATGTGGTTGTTACTGACTACAAGATGAAGGGAATAGACGGTATGGAGGTGCTGAGGGCTGTGAAGAAACTGTATCCTGAAACAAAGGTAATTATGATTACTGCCTTTGCAAATCTTGATACTGCTATTGAGGCATTAAGAGGAGATGTGCATGACTTTTTCCCGAAGCCTGTGAAGATAAAGGAATTGAAGGCATCTATTCAACGCGCACTAAGCAAATAA
- a CDS encoding NAD(P)-binding domain-containing protein has product MNEEVKMEVGFIGLGHLGMTMAKRLVSDGLNLIVWNRTVEKAKALNCHVAKSPAELISQTDMVFLNLFDSDAVSYVIKGRAGIIEGDCKGLFLPYWLIPNPQLW; this is encoded by the coding sequence ATAAATGAGGAGGTAAAAATGGAGGTAGGTTTTATTGGTCTTGGGCATCTTGGTATGACTATGGCAAAGAGACTTGTCTCTGATGGTCTTAACCTTATTGTTTGGAACAGGACTGTCGAGAAGGCAAAGGCATTGAATTGTCATGTTGCAAAGAGTCCCGCGGAGTTAATCTCACAGACAGATATGGTATTTTTAAATCTCTTTGATAGTGATGCCGTGAGTTATGTTATCAAAGGCAGGGCTGGTATTATTGAGGGAGATTGTAAAGGACTCTTCCTTCCCTATTGGCTAATTCCCAATCCCCAATTATGGTGA
- the rplK gene encoding 50S ribosomal protein L11 produces the protein MAKKEVVAQVKLVIPAGKANPAPPVGPALGPHGINIMEFCKQFNAQTQNMGDTLIPAVLSIYNDRSFTFILKTPPASELIKKAAGIVKGSGVPNKDKVGAITSAQVEEIAKTKLPDLNTTSLESAIKIIKGTARSMGVEVRD, from the coding sequence ATGGCTAAAAAAGAAGTTGTAGCACAGGTTAAACTTGTGATACCCGCTGGCAAGGCAAATCCCGCGCCGCCTGTCGGACCCGCCCTTGGTCCACATGGTATCAATATAATGGAATTTTGCAAGCAGTTCAATGCACAGACACAAAATATGGGTGATACACTTATTCCCGCTGTTTTGAGTATTTATAATGATAGGTCATTTACATTCATACTTAAAACACCTCCAGCATCTGAATTGATTAAAAAGGCTGCGGGCATTGTTAAGGGATCGGGTGTTCCCAATAAGGATAAGGTTGGAGCAATAACCTCTGCTCAGGTCGAAGAGATAGCAAAGACAAAACTCCCTGATTTGAACACCACATCCCTTGAGTCTGCAATCAAGATTATAAAAGGGACAGCAAGAAGCATGGGTGTGGAAGTCAGGGATTAA
- the secE gene encoding preprotein translocase subunit SecE, protein MFEKIKGFFHEVKIEAKKVNYPSKDELVGSTWVVITTVIIVSVFLGIVDLGLAKIIKLLIR, encoded by the coding sequence ATGTTTGAGAAGATAAAAGGTTTTTTCCATGAGGTGAAGATAGAGGCAAAGAAGGTAAACTATCCATCAAAAGATGAACTTGTTGGTTCCACATGGGTGGTTATCACAACGGTTATTATTGTTTCTGTTTTTTTGGGTATTGTGGATTTAGGTCTCGCCAAAATAATTAAACTACTTATAAGGTAA